From the Halobacterium zhouii genome, the window ACGAACGCGCGCGAGCACGGGACGCCGTGGACCTCCAGCGGGACTGACCGACTCGGACACTCACTGCGTTCACGGGTCACTCCGTTCACCGTTCGCGCATTCTGTCGGCTCGCTGTGCTCCCCGACACGCCCGAAAGAAGGCTTTTACCCGCTCGCAAAGTACCTCCGTGTATGCAACACGTGAAGATTCCGCAGGACCGAATCGGGGTCCTCATCGGCGAAGGAGGTGAGACGCTCCGCCGCATCGAGCAGGCCGCGGAGGTCCGCCTCGACGTCGACTCCGAGAACGGGTCGGTCGCCATCGAGAAGACCGGTGACCCCCTGCGCGGGATGAAAGGTCCCCAGATCGTGCGGGCCATCGGGCGCGGGTTCAAGCCCGAGGAGGCGCTGACGCTGCTGGACGACGACATGCGGATGTACGAGAGTATCGACATCGAGCGCGCCGCGCGCAACGACAACGACCTCCGCCGGAAGAAGGGGCGACTCATCGGCGAGAGTGGTCGCACGAGAGAGCTGATGGAGGAGTTGACGGGCGCGACGGTGGTCATCTACGGGTCGACGTTCGGCGTCATCGGCCAGCCGAAGGAGGTCGAAATCGCGCGCTCGGCCGCCGAGATGCTCCTCGACGGCGCGCCCCACGGCACCGTCTACTCGTTCCTCGAGCGCAAGCGCACCGAGGAACTGAAACACCAGGGGATGGAGTATCACGACTACTCCGGCTGACGCTGCCGAACGCGCTCCCGACCACCACCTTCTCGTTCAGATAAACCCCTTTCTTTCGACGTAACGCTTCGCCGACGAGCCGGCGCCTCGCCGCGTCTCGGTTGGTGTGTCATTCACTTGCTCACAACTTTTAAATAGAATCGCATTCAATCAGAGAGTGATTATGGCGCAGCAGATGGGCAACCAGCCGCTGATTGTACTCTCCGACGACAGTCAGCGCACCTCCGGAAAGGACGCACAGTCGATGAACATCACTGCGGGCAAGGCCGTCGCCGAGGCCGTACGCACCACACTCGGCCCGAAGGGCATGGACAAGATGCTCGTCGACTCCTCGGGCGGTGTCGTCGTCACCAACGACGGCGTCACCATCCTCAAGGAGATGGACATCGAGCACCCCGCGGCCAACATGATCGTCGAAGTCTCCGAGACCCAGGAGAACGAAGTCGGCGACGGCACCACCTCCGCCGTCATCGTCTCCGGCGAACTCCTCTCCGAGGCCGAGGACCTCCTCGAACAGGACATCCACGCCACCACGCTCGCGCAGGGCTACCGACAGGCCGCCGCGAAGGCCAAGGAGTTCCTCGACGAGCAGGCCATCGACGTCTCCCCCGACGACACCGAGGAACTCGAGAAGATCGCCGCGACCGCCATGACCGGCAAGGGCGCGGAGAACGCCAAGGACCTCCTCTCGGACCTCGTCGTTCGCGCCGCACAGTCCGTCGCCGACGACGGCACCGTCGACACGGACAACATCAAGGTCGAGAAAGTCACCGGCGGCGCCACCGAGAACTCCGAACTCATCGAGGGCGTCATCGTCGACAAGGAGCGCGTCAACGACAACATGCCCTACGGCGTCGAGGACGCCAAGATCGCGCTCGTCGACGACGGCCTCGAGGTCAAGGAGACCGAGATCGACACCGAAGTCAACGTCAACGACCCCGACCAGCTCCAGCAGTTCCTCGACCAGGAAGAAGAGCAGCTCCGCGAGATGGTCGAATCGCTCAGTGAGGCCGGCGCGAACGTCGTCTTCGTCGACGGCGGCATCGACGACATGGCCCAGCACTACCTCGCTCAGGAGGGCATCCTGGCCGTCCGCCGCGCCAAGAGCGACGACTTCACTCGCCTCTCGCGCTCCACCGGCGCCACCCCGGTCTCGAACGTCAACGAGATCGACGCCGACGACCTCGGCGACGCCGGCAGCGTCGCCCAGAAGGACATCGGCGGCGACGAGCGCATCTTCGTCGAGGACGTCGAGGAAGCGAAAAGTGTGACCCTCGTCCTCCGCGGCGGCACCGAGCACGTCGTCGACGAGGTCGAACGCGCCATCGACGACTCCCTCGGCGTCGTGCGCGTCACCCTCGAGGACGGCAAGGTCCTCCCCGGCGGCGGCGCGCCCGAGACCGAACTCGCGATGCAGCTCCGTGACTTCGCGGACTCCGTTGGCGGCCGCGAACAGCTCGCCGTCGAAGCGTTCGCCGACGCGCTCGAAGTCGTCCCGCGCACCCTCGCAGAGAACGCCGGGCACGACCCCATCGACTCCCTCGTCGACCTGCGTTCCCGCCACGACGGCGGCGAACTCGGCGCCGGCCTCGACGCCTACACCGGCGAAACCATCGACATGGAAGGCGAAGGCGTCGTCGAACCCCTCCGCGTGAAGACCCAGGCCATCGAATCCGCCACCGAAGCGGCGACGATGCTCCTGCGCATCGACGACGTCATCGCCGCCGGCGACCTCAAGGGCGGCCAGGTCGACGCCGACAGTGGCGGCGACGACGAGATGCCGCCGGGCGGCGGTGGCATGGGCGGCGGCATGGGCGGCATGGGCGGCATGGGCGGCGCCATGTGACAGTAGGCGATCGCCTACTTTCCATGGGCCGTCAGAGCAGGGCTCTGACGTAGCCGATGTAGGACGTTTTGCCCTGCGCTCGGCGCGCTTCGCGCGCCGTCGCTCGGCAAAACCTCCACTAAAAGCACTCCTCCCTCCCGATGGTCGGTCGTCGGCCCGCGCTCCCTGCGGTCGCGCGGTGAACCGGCGACCTGCCGGGGCCTGTCGGCCCGCTCGGTCGCCGGATGCTAACTCGCCGGCGTTCCGGATTGCCGTCTCCCGCACCGCTCGCTCACCACTCTGCGACTTTTTTCGAACGGGAGAAGACATTTACCACCGCTGGGTGTGGCCGTCAGTATGCGAACCCGCCGCGACTTGCTCGCGACGGCCGGCGTCGGCCTCGCCGCACTCGCGGGCTGTAGCCGGTTCCCGAATCTCGACGCACCCTCCTCGACCAGGTCGAACACGACCACCCCGACCGATACGACTGGTGACTCGACGACGGTCGACTCCATCCGCGAGCCAACACTGCTGTCGTGGGGCGAAACCGCGACCATCGACGGCACGGCGGTGACGCCGCGCGCCACGACCGTCCAGCACTCCGCATTCTATCAAGCGTACCCGGACGCACTCGGGGTATTCTCGTTCGGAAACAGGCGGGCGCTGTTCGTCACGGTCACCGTCCAGGGCGATGATCCGCGACCCGCACCGGAGGACTTCGCCGTCATCACGGACGAGACCGTACAGGCGTGGACGACCGACGGAGACTCGTCGCGCCGGCTCCCCCGCGACGGGCAGCCGTACGAACGTGACACCCGAGTTGGCTGGCTGCGGTTCGACCTCTCCGCCCCTGTGTCTGCTTCCCAGTTCCGAGTGCAGTTCGGCGGCGAATCCGAGGGCGCGGTGCACTGGTCACTCCCCGACGACGCCGTCGCCGCGCTTCAGGCACCGCCACCCGTGTTCTCCGTCACCGAGTTCAGCGCGCCCGACACTGTTCCCCGTGACGAATCGATTCCAGTTTCCGCGACCGTCGAAAACCGCGGTGACGGCGCGGGGACGTTCCGGGCAGCGTTCAATCAGGCGGGACCACTCTACTGGTCTGACCCCGTCTCGTTCGCCCTCGAACCCGGCGAGTCGCGGGAGTGGAATACGCTCGTCACGACACACCAGGAGGTTGAGCGGGCAGACACCGTTTCCTTCGCGCTCATCACGGCGGACGACCGACTCAAACGTACTGTCGAAATCACGGACGCCTGACCCAAACGACCGCTGTCGTCCCGCAAAAGGAGGTTCTAAGTGCCGGCCTGCAAGAATTGCGGGCATGGAGACGCTCCTGCTCAACAAGGAGGACGTACACGAGAACACACCGATGCCGGAACTCATCGCGGCCATCGAGGACGCCTTCGAGGCGTACGAGACCGGCGACGCCCAGATGCCCGCGAAATCCTACATCGACCTCCCGCAGTACAACGGCGACTTCCGTTCGATGCCCGCGTACCTCGACGCCGGCGACTGGGACGCCGCCGGCATCAAGTGGGTGAACGTCCACCCGGACAACCCCGAGAAGTTCGACCTCCCCACCGTCATGGGGACGATGGTGTACTCCGACCCCGAGAACGCCTACCCGCTCGCCATCATGGACGGCACCGAACTCACCATGAAACGCACTGGCGCGGCGGCCGCAGTGGCCACCGACTACCTCGCCGTCGAGGACGCCACGAGCTTCGGCGTCGTCGGCGCCGGCGTCCAGTCCTACACCCAACTCGAGGCAATCAGCACCGTCCGAGACATCGAGGAGGTCGTCGTCTCAGACCTCGACGACGACGCTGTCGACGCGTTCGTCGACCACTTCGACGACCGCTTCGACGTCCGCGGCGGTTCCATCAGCGACGCCGGCCACTGCGACGTCCTCTCCACGGTCACGCCCGTCGAATCCCCCGTCGTCTCCCCCGACGACGTCGGCGACGACACGCACATCAACGCCATGGGTGCCGACGCCGAAGGCAAACACGAACTCGCCGACGACGTTCTCCTCGATGCCAAACTCGTCATCGACGACCACGCTCAAACTACTCACTCCGGCGAAATCAACGTCCCCTACCACGAGGGCGTCCTCGACGACGACGACATCCACGGCCAGATCGGCGAACTCGTCACCGACAAGACGGACGCCCGAACCCCCGAGGATGGCGTCAGCGTCTTCGACTCCACCGGCCTCGCCATCCAGGACGTCGCCGCCGCCCACGTCGTCTACGAACACGCCAACGAACACGGCAACGGCTACGAATTCGACCTGCTCGGCGTATAGTACCTTTTGCTGCGCTCACTCGGGCGCTGTCGCGCCCTCGCTCGCTGGCAAAAGCTACGCTAAAAGCACTCCTTCTTCGGTTCGTTCGCGTTGCTCACTCCCCTCAGTCGTCGGCCCGAGCGCTCGCGTTGCTCGCGCTCGGTGGTTACGCGAGCCGGGCGGGACCAAAGGTCCCGCTGGAAGCCGGCCGTAGGCCGGCGACGACAGCGAGCGTGACGTCGTCAACGCGTAGCGTTGACGGAAAACCGCTTCACTCAGGCTCTTCGAGCCGTTCGCTCGCGGAACTAGCGGCGACCGGCTGTGGCGGCTGCTGACGGGACTGGCTGATTCGACTGCCGATCACTATCGGCTGCGTAGGTTCAAGTACTACAACGGGGCCAACCTTGCGCGTGACCTGAACAGGACCGCGAGGCGCCAGCGGTTCGAGGCAGCGGGCCTCGGTACGCACGGCCACTCGGCCGGAGCGTGAGTGCGACACCGCCTCGCGGAGCAGCAGTCGTCGCCCGTGAGCAATCTGTGGGTAGGCGCCTCGGCCTACTCCGTAGCGTCGCTGTTCGTCTGGTCCGAGACGTAGTCTGAGACCTTCGTGACGGCCCACAGCGCGACGATAAACGGCGCCAGCGGCACGAGGAGCACCAGCAACACGAGGAACACCAGCCAGCCGATGGTCGTCATCTCGGCGTCCGGACGCGAGCGGTACGGCGGCGTCACCGTACGCAGAACCTTCTTTACGGGCTTGGGAGCGACGCTCATACCCGGAGATTCGACGCCGACGCGAAAAAGTGTTTCTCGCGGAACTATTCGCTGGCGGGCCACTGGTCGAACTGGGCCGACTGTCGTATTGAAAGGCCTTTGCCCCTCCCCGTCTTACCCCCGTTCAAGAGACACACATGGGACAGGATGACGGCTACGACCATCAGGCCATAGAGCGACGCTGGCAGCGCCAGTGGGACGAGGCCGACGTGTTTCGGGTGCCGGACGATGCCGACGACCCGGAGTACGTACTGGCGATGTTCCCGTACACCTCCGGACAGCTTCACATGGGTCACGTCCGGAACTACGCGATAACTGATGCCTTCGCACGATACCGCCGGATGGACGGAGAGGAGGTGCTCCACCCGATGGGGTGGGACTCGTTCGGACTGCCCGCCGAAAACGCCGCAAACGAACGCGACACGAATCCACGGGAGTGGACCGAGCGCTGCATCGAGCAGATGCGCGAGCAGTTCGAGTCGCTGGGCTTCGGCTACGACTGGGACCGCGAAATCACCACCTGTGACCCCGACTACTATCGGTGGAACCAGTGGATCTTCAACCGGTTCCGCGAGGCTGGACTGGTCGACCGGCAGGCAGCGACCGTCAACTGGTGTCCGTCCTGTGAGACGGTGCTGGCCGACGAACAGGTAGAGGGCGACGAGGAACTGTGCTGGCGCTGTGGTACCCCCGTCGAGGAGCGGGACCTCGACCAGTGGTTCTTCCGCACCACCGAATACGCCGACGAACTGCTCGACGCCATCGACGACTTGGACGGCTGGCCGACCAACGTTCGAGACATGCAGCGCAACTGGATCGGCCGGACCGAGGGCGCAGAAGTCCCGTTCACACTCCACACGCCCGCCGGTGACGAGGACGTCGTCGCGTTCACGACGCGCCTCGACACCATCTACGGAGCGACTTACTTCGCACTGGCCCCCGACCACCCGCTGGCCGAGGCCGCTGCCGAGCGCGACGACGAGGTCGCTCACTTCGTCGACCACGTCGCCGACCCCGAGGGTGACGAACCACAGGGAATCCGGACCGACCTGACCGCGACCAACCCCGCGACCGGCGAGGACATTCCCGTCTTCGTCGCGGACTTCGTCCTTTCGGACGTCGGCACCGGCGCGCTGATGGCTGTCCCTGCCCACGACGAGCGCGACCACGCCTTCGCGCAGTCCCACGACCTGCCGATCCGGCAGGTGGTTGCGCCCGAGAGTGATGAGGACGTCGACGTCGAGGAAGCCGCGTTCACGGACGACGGTGTGCTGGTGGACTCCGGCGACTACTCGGGGCTGGCGAGCCAGACGGCCCGTCAGGAGCTGACGGCGGACCTCGACAGCGCCGAGTCGGCGGTCCAGTACCAGCTCCGGGACTGGGGCGTCTCCCGCCAGCGGTACTGGGGGACGCCGATTCCGGTCGTCCATTGCGAGGACTGCGGACCGGTGTCGGTGCCCGACGAGGACCTGCCGGTGGAACTGCCCGAGTTCGTCCACACCACCGGCAACCCGCTGGACGCCGCCGAGGAGTGGAAGCACACGGACTGTCCGGAGTGCGGCGGCCCCGCCGTCCGGGAGACCGACACGATGGACACGTTCGTCGACTCGTCGTGGTACTTCCTGCGGTTCGTCGCGCCGGACCTCGACGACGCGCCGTTCGACGTCGAGCGAGCCAACGACTGGATGCCGGTCGACGAGTACGTCGGCGGCGTCGAGCACGCCGTGATGCACCTGCTGTACTCGCGGTTCGTCACGAAGGCGCTGGCCGACCTGGATCTGCTCGACCACCGCGAACCGTTCGAGGCGCTCACTACGCAGGGGATGGTGCTCGGCGAGGACGGCACGAAGATGTCGAAGTCCAAGGACAACGGCGTTTCCCCCGAGCGCATCGTCGAGGAGTACGGGGCCGACACCGCGCGACTGTTCGTGCTCCGTGCCGCTCGGCCAGACAAGGACTTCCCGTGGAGCGAGGAGGGCGTCCGGTCGAGTAACGCGTTCCTCGAACGACTGCTCGAGATGGCCCGCGGGGTCGACGCCGACGCGACGCCCGCCGACACTGACCCGGCCGCCGAGTACGTCGCCCGTGAGGTCGCCGCAACCGTAGAGACGGCGACCGAGCACTTCGAGGAGATGGAGTTCAACCGGGCGGTCCAGGTGGTCGACGAGATGGTGTCGCTGCTGGTCCGGTACCGCGACCGCGAAGAGGCCGACGCCGGCGTTCTCGCGCGCGGCGTCGAGGTCGCCGTGAAACTCCTGGCGCCCCTGGCGCCCCACGTCTGCGAGGAGTGCTGGGACGAGATGGGCGGCGACGGGTTCGTTGCAGAGGCCGCGTGGCCGACGCCGGACCGGGACGTGAGCGACCACGGACAGGCGTCCCGGCTGGTCGACCGGACCCGCGAGGACGTCCGGGACATCGTCGACGTCGCCGGCATCGAGGAGCCGACCGGCGTCGACGTGGTCATCGCCCCCGACTGGATGTACGACGCGCTCGAGATCGCTCGTGGCGCGGACGGCGACGTGGTCGGCGCGGTGATGGGAGACGAGGACCTCCGCGAGCGGGGTGAGGAGGCGGCCGACTACGCGAAGGACCTCGCGGCCGAGGCACCCGCGATTCCGGAGCCACTCGGCCCCGACCGAGAGCGCGACACGCTGGAGCGGGCCGCGTGGCTCCTCGAATCGGAGTTCGACGCGCCGGTCCGGGTGCTCGACGCCGAAGAGGCAGACGACGACCTCGCGGGCAAGGCCGAGCCTGGTCGTCCCGCGATTCACGTCCACGAAGACTGAAGTGACCGCCGTGGCTGGGCCAGCTCGTGGGCGAGTTCACCGACGACGTGCACGCGGCGCTCCGCGACGCCCTCGCCAGCCACGACACTGCGCGCGACTGGCGGACGGAGTGGTACGCCGACCGGACGCCCGTGGATGTTGCTGGCGTTCCCGGTGACGACTCGCCACTCGTGTTCGTGGAGGTGGAGATGCGTCGGGCTGATCCCGCGAACAATCCCGTGAAACTGGCGCGGCACGCCGCTGATGGCGAGTTCGACGCGCCAGTGCTGCTCGTTCAGGTGTTCAGTGGCTACTACGACCTGGACAGTGGCGGCGTCTCCTCGAAGCGCGAGAACGCGACGTTCGTCGGTTGTCTCGCCGAAGAATCAGTCGACGGCTTCGACTACCACGCCGTCGATCTGCGGTTCACGCCGCCGAAGCGTGGCAGGCGCGAACCAGAGAACTGGCGGGATGCCGTCGAAGACGTCGCCGGCGAAATCGCCGAGTTACTCTGAACGACGCGAAACGTTTTCTCGGTCCGCCGGAAAGCCTTGCTTGTGTCGTCTTACCTCCTCTACACGCTAGAGACGAGTCGAGCGGAGGGCGTGACGCCCAGCGACGCGCTCGCGTACGTGGGATGTCTCCGCCGCCGGCGCGACCCTGACGCGTCCGTGTTCGGCGGGAATCTTGTCGTTCGAGCGGACGCCGGCCACGACGACGCGGCCGTCGAACATGCTTGCGAGTACCTCGGTGTCCCGCGATACGTCAAGTACACCGCCAACGACACGTCCGACGCGGCGACCGGGCGACTCTACGCGCGCGACGAACACGGCAGGTGGGTGACGCGGCGAGACGTGGAGGCGTGGCCGGACGAAGACGGTCCCGACGCCAAGTACGAGACGTACGCACCCGCCGCCGGCGACGACGTGCCTCCTGACCCGGAGTGGTTCTCGTCGTGGAAGCAACACCCGGCCGCCGTCCTCCAGCGCGAGCACGACTTCGACAGCCTCGGCTACCTCGCCGCCACTCCGGGGGACGATGCGGCGGACGTTGTCACGGAGTGTCCTGAACCCACCACTCAAGAGTCGTTTCACGGGGACGTGGCCTACCACGCCATCTGGGAGTACTACTCCGCGGACGACGTACCGCCGAATCCAGAAACCCGACTGACGGCAGCGTACGAGGCGACGTCCGGCTACCGCGGTGTCGAGGTTTCCGGCGTTACCGTGGACGGACAGTACGTCGCGGTGACCCTGACGGCGCCGCCGACGCTCTCGCCGCGAAAAGCCGCCTGCCTTCTCCGGTGGCTTGCCCGGGACGCCTACGACGACCGGTGGGATGACTCACAGCACCCACCGACGAGTCGAACCGCCGGCGTCGCCTCCGCCGACCAGAGTGCGGAGGCGGCGATTCAGACGGTTCGTGCCAGCGACGCCACCACGTACCCGGTCGATTTGACGTACCCGTCTGCTGGGCGCTCCCCGGGGACATCGACCGGAAACTCGCCAGAGAACGCGTCGACACGGCCGCGGAGCGGTGGAATCTCGGTGACACTGCTGTTCATTGCGTCGACGGCGTGCTTGGTGTCGAAGTTGCGCCGCGGAGCGTTCACTCGCCGTGGCTTGTCACCCACTGGCTCAGGAACGCGCTTCACGGCGACGGACACCCGGAGAACCCGGTCGGGTTCGGTGCACGGCGCG encodes:
- a CDS encoding KH domain-containing protein, which codes for MQHVKIPQDRIGVLIGEGGETLRRIEQAAEVRLDVDSENGSVAIEKTGDPLRGMKGPQIVRAIGRGFKPEEALTLLDDDMRMYESIDIERAARNDNDLRRKKGRLIGESGRTRELMEELTGATVVIYGSTFGVIGQPKEVEIARSAAEMLLDGAPHGTVYSFLERKRTEELKHQGMEYHDYSG
- the thsA gene encoding thermosome subunit alpha, encoding MAQQMGNQPLIVLSDDSQRTSGKDAQSMNITAGKAVAEAVRTTLGPKGMDKMLVDSSGGVVVTNDGVTILKEMDIEHPAANMIVEVSETQENEVGDGTTSAVIVSGELLSEAEDLLEQDIHATTLAQGYRQAAAKAKEFLDEQAIDVSPDDTEELEKIAATAMTGKGAENAKDLLSDLVVRAAQSVADDGTVDTDNIKVEKVTGGATENSELIEGVIVDKERVNDNMPYGVEDAKIALVDDGLEVKETEIDTEVNVNDPDQLQQFLDQEEEQLREMVESLSEAGANVVFVDGGIDDMAQHYLAQEGILAVRRAKSDDFTRLSRSTGATPVSNVNEIDADDLGDAGSVAQKDIGGDERIFVEDVEEAKSVTLVLRGGTEHVVDEVERAIDDSLGVVRVTLEDGKVLPGGGAPETELAMQLRDFADSVGGREQLAVEAFADALEVVPRTLAENAGHDPIDSLVDLRSRHDGGELGAGLDAYTGETIDMEGEGVVEPLRVKTQAIESATEAATMLLRIDDVIAAGDLKGGQVDADSGGDDEMPPGGGGMGGGMGGMGGMGGAM
- a CDS encoding ornithine cyclodeaminase family protein; this encodes METLLLNKEDVHENTPMPELIAAIEDAFEAYETGDAQMPAKSYIDLPQYNGDFRSMPAYLDAGDWDAAGIKWVNVHPDNPEKFDLPTVMGTMVYSDPENAYPLAIMDGTELTMKRTGAAAAVATDYLAVEDATSFGVVGAGVQSYTQLEAISTVRDIEEVVVSDLDDDAVDAFVDHFDDRFDVRGGSISDAGHCDVLSTVTPVESPVVSPDDVGDDTHINAMGADAEGKHELADDVLLDAKLVIDDHAQTTHSGEINVPYHEGVLDDDDIHGQIGELVTDKTDARTPEDGVSVFDSTGLAIQDVAAAHVVYEHANEHGNGYEFDLLGV
- a CDS encoding DUF7535 family protein, producing the protein MSVAPKPVKKVLRTVTPPYRSRPDAEMTTIGWLVFLVLLVLLVPLAPFIVALWAVTKVSDYVSDQTNSDATE
- the leuS gene encoding leucine--tRNA ligase, yielding MGQDDGYDHQAIERRWQRQWDEADVFRVPDDADDPEYVLAMFPYTSGQLHMGHVRNYAITDAFARYRRMDGEEVLHPMGWDSFGLPAENAANERDTNPREWTERCIEQMREQFESLGFGYDWDREITTCDPDYYRWNQWIFNRFREAGLVDRQAATVNWCPSCETVLADEQVEGDEELCWRCGTPVEERDLDQWFFRTTEYADELLDAIDDLDGWPTNVRDMQRNWIGRTEGAEVPFTLHTPAGDEDVVAFTTRLDTIYGATYFALAPDHPLAEAAAERDDEVAHFVDHVADPEGDEPQGIRTDLTATNPATGEDIPVFVADFVLSDVGTGALMAVPAHDERDHAFAQSHDLPIRQVVAPESDEDVDVEEAAFTDDGVLVDSGDYSGLASQTARQELTADLDSAESAVQYQLRDWGVSRQRYWGTPIPVVHCEDCGPVSVPDEDLPVELPEFVHTTGNPLDAAEEWKHTDCPECGGPAVRETDTMDTFVDSSWYFLRFVAPDLDDAPFDVERANDWMPVDEYVGGVEHAVMHLLYSRFVTKALADLDLLDHREPFEALTTQGMVLGEDGTKMSKSKDNGVSPERIVEEYGADTARLFVLRAARPDKDFPWSEEGVRSSNAFLERLLEMARGVDADATPADTDPAAEYVAREVAATVETATEHFEEMEFNRAVQVVDEMVSLLVRYRDREEADAGVLARGVEVAVKLLAPLAPHVCEECWDEMGGDGFVAEAAWPTPDRDVSDHGQASRLVDRTREDVRDIVDVAGIEEPTGVDVVIAPDWMYDALEIARGADGDVVGAVMGDEDLRERGEEAADYAKDLAAEAPAIPEPLGPDRERDTLERAAWLLESEFDAPVRVLDAEEADDDLAGKAEPGRPAIHVHED